The Ictalurus punctatus breed USDA103 chromosome 17, Coco_2.0, whole genome shotgun sequence sequence aaactaaaaacgtACAGTATCCTGAGAATGTTGCAGTCCACTTTCCCCTTTCTTACGGCAGGGTAATTTTTTCATTCTATCTTCAGTTTCTTCATCCTTCATCATCTGGAAGCACAATGTTTAGATCAAAGTGATAACTCTACAGTGGATAATCATACTCAATTTATGAAACCTATCACATTCCTGAACATAAATAAGAAGATCCTTAGGTTACATGAACATATTTCTTATGATTATAATATGTCAACTAACCTTATTCTTTTGCTTATCATACTCATGCCGCATATCTCCAGGCTTACATATCTGTATAGGTGAACAGAAAACATCTGTGGAAAACAAGACAATAAAACACATAATTAGAGCCAAACTCTGACAATCTCAGCAAACACAAAAGATATCCAAACTAAATCAATTATATCTCTTTTGTGTCAAAcgatttttttcttgtttttctcctATAGTAACAGATAACAAAGGGATTATAAAATGTGTGCAACATCGTATTTATACCCCAGCGAAATAGGATATGGTTAAAGATAAGGGTTCCTCTGGAATTTTTCATGGCGAAACATCGAAATTTGTGACACCAACACACTCACGACGTGCAGCGAAAATTCAAAAGCTTTGCAATTTAACAACATCAAGGCCTTTCGAtgagacagattttttttttatctaaatgGTTGatttcctgttgagtttagggcatGGGTATAAGAGACTTTAGTAGGTATTGACATGTTACACGTCAAGACATGTTACACACCGAATTACGTATATGCAGGTGAAACATAGTGCGAGGTGCACATAgttgaaattttgtaggtggcgCTATCGAGCCATTTTGCCCCAATCAATACTAGACCCCCATCAGGTGTAAATTTTCACCAGTTCTGACGCGTCTGCAAAGTTTCTTGAGTTTTCGGGTATACTTAGGCCCTCAAAAATGCGATTCAtttgaagatgatgatgataatgaagaAGGCGAAAAGATTAAGAAGATGAAagaaacggagcagatccaacAGGGCCTCACACCAGCGGTGCTCCGGCCCTAAATACCGCTGTTACTCTGCttgcgtgtttgtttgtttttttcctgctgaAGTGACACATTCTTGGGCTGTTGTGTTTAATGGTTCTGTGGAAGCAAGCGCACGTACACTGGTGTACAGTAAAGAGTAGGAAAAACTACGGTGTGTAAGGTTGGGGACGTTTTTTACTTTCCGGAGTTGCTTGAAAGCTAAAGGAATACGACAGATAATCTACCACAGGACATCCAGCACAGTGCACTGTAGTTGATGAAGTGTGGTAAGAACATTTACACAGCGATCACTCCGGCGCAGTCCGTGCACGAGCTGTCAGTGTTATTTTGGCAGTGATATAAATAAGTGTTCTGACTTTTGGAGTCGACTCCGACTGAAAATCGATGCAGTCGATTCCAGTGTCCATTTTTTTCCCTCGATTCCAAAAACAACtacacaaaacagaaaatgatctcttgtaaaaaaaaaacaaaaaacaatgcaataataatacataattgTGGTATTATTAATAGTATGACTGAGAAGGAGTGTTTATTAACATCATTTTACCCATTCACAACAAACAACTACCATTGTATACATCAACGTCTTCTTTTAAACCAGAAAACCCTAAAGCTTCAGGCTGGAATTGAAGAGTCGATTCTTTTGATCGGATTCCTTTAAGAATCGACTCCCAGGCTTAAGTTAAATCATACCGTATCTTTCCGTACCTGCGTCCAAGTTGACTTAAAACTTGAAACTGCCAGTTTCGTCGGCAAACATTTTTTCGCACAAACAGTTAGTCGATTTAAATCATCCCTGTATGTTTCGCAtgattttaactttaaacagCTTGTTTACATCACCTTCCGTAGCAATCACTCGGTCCCGCTGCTCTAATCTACGGCCGCATCGTTCCGGATAAGTTTGGCGCACCATTTCCCAGAGCTCGGTGTTGACGAGGCTTTTCTCTCGGGACTGTTTATTTCGGGCCCAGCTGGACACACGCAGCCGGCAGGACGGGCAGCACAGTCCGCTACACTCCACCGTCCGCTTAAAACACTGGAGGCAGACCGAGTGTCTACACGGCATAGTCACGGGCTCCAGTAATATCTCCAAGCAAACCGGACACCGAGCTTCCTCCAGAGTAAGACAGCGCACATGACGATGATTAGAAACGGCTCCAGGCCTCGCTTTAGCCTGCTGTCCCGGTCCGCTGACAGACCCGGCGCACCCCGCCGCCGCCATTTTCAGCTGCTTTCTTACTTGCATGGTTTGAAAACAAGccccgcctttttttttttttttttttttttttttttttttttttcacacatcaGTGAATGAAACGCGCTttcctcctttttcttttttaaatatgtagTCTTCTAACTGTTAAAGCTCGATTTATGTTTATTCCTACAAATCTTTACAAAACCCAGGTCAGGGAATACATTGTACAGTAAAGTTATTACTTTCATTGTTttctagatttaaaaaaaaaatatcttacaatTTAATGTATGGTTCTCAGAGTGGGTCCTAGCGGTCCATGAAGCACTGCGGGGAGATCCGTTTATAAAGGTACTACAGGTGAATGAggtattcaaataaataaatacatacatacataaacaaacacacacacacaaacgttttTTTAAGAGCATTGCAAATGAGGCTTGACTGAATTAAATATGCATACAATTtgcatattttattaaacaaaaaaaagggtgatgttagaattaaaatattaatttcacCGTGAACACACTTAAGAAAAAAgacattaatttattatttaatcaagaaaataccaaggttagtttttttttttttttttttttttttttttaatataaatgtttttaaaggaaACTACAAAGGAAAGGACCCAGAACCTGATATTCATAGCTTTTCATGTATATATCATATGATTTGACTGGGAAGTGGGCGGAATTAAAGTATAATTCTCTATAACTTTCAGATGATGTGGTGGTCATACATTAAATGgacaaaaacagtgaaataaacatATTACATATTGACATATTGACATAAAATTGTCCGTCTCACAGCTTACAGGACACCCCTTCCACAAATATATGCAGCAAAATACACTACTGTTGAAATGTAGAAATGTTGTTAATACATGCCAATACAAGTTGAACTCTTCCAAACATGTCCAAAAAGTGCACAACACAcattttcagataaaaaaaaaaaaaacgattgcATATGTATTCGGGCATAtttggtttgtgtgttttgataGAAACAATAAATCACTGACTAAAGTATGAAGATGTGTTATAATACTGTGAAATACTGAACAGTTTCGAATGAAAAAGATGATTGATACAGATGCACACTGACAGGTAATGTGATGATTCCTCACAGAATAATGTGAGAGACACAGcaactgaaatgaaaaaataaaggaaCAGTTTAAATGATTAAAGAATTGGGGAAATTCAGCAACACAGCGATGTTGATTAGTTAGtagtaaataaaacacagatgaAGATTAAACTTACACAAATCCTTTTGAGCAACCAAAAGGTCCAAAAGGTAGTTCTGTGAGCAGGCACACTGGACGGCACACACCACTGTAGTTTGTACAACCCCAGGGAAATGCCACCATTGCATTACATTCACCTGAAATGTAATATACACACTATTTTATGTTCACTTTAAGGAAGAACTATCTCTTTACTGATTTAGCCACACAGGCACATAATTATACATAACATATCTCTATTCAGTTTTGCATGAAAAAGTGACTAACAAATTTAGCAAATAATTACCAGCAATGGCCAACATGATCAAAAAACAAAGGAGTATCATTCTTTGATATATCATGATCATTCCCTGATGTTGTCTTTCCTTAGTTCTGCTAGAATGCTGTACGATCTTtaatgactatatatatatatatatatatatatatatatatatatatatatatatatatatatatatatatatatatattttttttttttttcttccaaaaggAGGAGCAAATGAGGATTATGAACAAACTCTTGtactccaaactgagtaatgcACTTCAGAAATTAAATTAGGGCACATATAAATGAAATTGAGTTCATGTGATGTTGCATAATTATGTTTAGTTAGCTTCACAAGCTTTCCTGTGGGATGATCTTGTCATGAGACTTTCATGCACTGGATTGAAAAAAAGATGGGTAAATTTATCTGGGGTAATATTCAGAGTGAAGTGTTTTATAATTCATACTTGCTTATCTAACATGTTATTAATTATTGAATAACTTTTTTCAGCATTTTATATCCATTTGCAACAGTTACATTGATCATTTCATCGTTTTTCTTAATGTTTCACAGTTTACTAAGTTTTTAGTGAATTGTGCAGCCTGTCGCTGATGTTAAATAATTATCTGTTGAATAACTTCTTCTCCGgaccactagatggcactgtATCACGAGTCCTGCAGAGAGAACAGCACCAAAGATGCTCGACAAAGAAGATGTACAAGTACGGGTCAAATTTTACTGCTGTGTCTACACACGCATACTTAATACTTAGTAAGTAGTTATAGTATGTCTAAATATCTTATATGTTACTAAATGTATACTACTGTGTTAAGTAGGGTACTAAGTAGTATAGTTGATATACTACGGTCCATGCTGGACGCTTTGAATTGAGTACAATTTCATCTACGCACATTCGATTGTGGCGAATGTGTAGTGGGGAAAGAAAATGTTGAAATGTGTTTATCACATTCTCAGTTATGCACACTGGAATAAAAACGGTGACAGCTGAGGAAACGATTCTTTAAATAGACGAATTTGTTTCCATTGTAGTTTAGTATAGAAAGATGCGTTCCAGGAAGttagccttttttctttttctttttcttttttacgcCTCTTGTTTTTTGGTTGAGGTCTTCGGCCAAAATGGCGATGTATTAGTAACAGTAATGACAATttccagttatttatttatgttattaatTACTTTCACCAGTAGAATCTCTCAAAACGATACGAAGAACGATTAAGTTGAGCAGGTAATGTAATTTAAAGTAAACGTTATCGTCATTAAAGAGTGTGTGATCAATGACTTGGGTAGAGATTAACAGCGCACCCGTCTGTAGGAAAGTGTCCTTCTAATGTTAATTAAGATAAAGGAACGCTTTTTCCTACACCATTTAAAAAGTTTCCGCCTTTCACTGGATATTACGGAAATATCCCATTTAATATAGTATGTAATGATTGCTTTGGCTTTGTAAACAAAATGAGGTTTGATTAGTGAAATTCTGATCAATAGTTTTGACAGTATACAGACCAATAACTCTGTCTTACCGCTAAGTGGCGCTAATGTTCTGAATAAATTGTTGTACAGACACTTACAGTATTCACTGCACTGCATTTCTTTGCACATCTCGGAGAGctttaaatgaaattacatttGAATATTTGTTTGATTAAATTTCGTTTACTCACATCTGAATTTAAGTGACATTGTATGGTAAGACGAATGCTCAGTCACTCAAGAATTAATGCTCAGTTACTCAATTAGTGCCACTAACACTTCCCTACCTGTGCTTCcccatctgtctctgtctgctgAGACTGTACACTATAGCGTGAGTTTTCATGGGGAGAAAGTGCAATAATTGAAAAGTTGCCAGAATGTTAGGGGAAGGTTTTTTGAATCAAGCCCTGGACTCTCAGGAGGTTCAAATGATTTAAGAAGTTACGGGAATATTTGGGGAACCTTCTCTGAAccataataagaaataaaatgcaaacGTTATTTTCCATAATGTAAATTTTACTAGAAACCCAAATGGGAAGTAAAAAAGATATGTTCTCAGAAAGTTTTGGGgagcacaaaacaaacattccCAGAATGTTGTAGAAGGTTCTGGGAGCCAAGAATTGTTAACCAGGTTATAATTAAGCAATTTTGCACGAGTTAATTAGTTAACTGACATTTAAttgagtaactgacatttccGACATGATATgtccaaaagttttttttatctttgCTCCGCTAGCAGAAATAGTTCCCGAAGAAGCTATGCAAACTCACTTTATAGCCTGTATTCTAGCTGACTCACCTTCATTTGGACATTCCTGGTGAAATTGTtctcccttcttcctttttatCTTCATTTGACAagatttcatattttaagtcaaaaatTATATTCATAAAAATTGTATcatttgccatgtctgctgattaTGTTGCTAACTCTGTAGTAAGGGTTTCAGTGGGATTGTTGCTAGATTTGGTATTTTATGTAGCAAACACAGACAAGCGCATTGATGCAAACAGCGAAACCTTCTGCTGTGGTAATattaaatatcagcactcttggaacaccTCTTGTCTagtcaaattagtggaccagaactaattgaataataataacaagaacaGTATAATTGCaagtatattttaatattttaatgttttattaacgAGAAAAGGTTGAGTAAATGGAATAGTGTGCTCTTACATTACTAAAGCTAgctacatgtttaaaaaaaaaaaaataaaagctcaaTGCAACTACAGAGCTAATCCTCAGTTTTTGGTTAAGGGGTTTGGTTTAGATGAGTGATTTTAAGAGTGATgtcttatttaaaacaaatttgaaaaataatgtccacaattaaaaattattcaaagaCAGTATTATGCAACCTGCCACATTGTAGCCCAGATGTTAAGGCTCACATTAagtatattatatgtatatatatttaacaatatcTCATCAGGTCACACGGCAGAAGCTGCAAGCCTGCCATTCTAATATCAAGATGTCACCTGGAAAGACCTCAGTCAACATTGTGAACTTGGGGAGAGTTGCTTATCGCAGTGCCCTACAGATACAGCAACAATATGTCAGACAACATTTCGATTCTTCAAGCCAAACTCCAAACACGGTACTCTTGTGTGAACATGATCCTGTTTACACCACTGGCATTCGGAGAGCATCGTACCCTGCTGAAGAGGAGCAGAGACTGAAAGATGTGGGTGCAGAATTCTTTCGGACAAACCGCGGAGGCCTTATAACCTTTCACGGACCAGGACAGATGGTGTGTTATCCTATTCTTAATCTGGGCTGCTTTAAGAAGAGTGTGAGGTGGTATGTGTGTGAACTGGAAAAGACAGTGATTAAGATGTGTGACAAGTTCGGAATTAAAGCTTCCACCTCGCCAGACACTGGGATCTGGGTTGGAAATAACAAAATATGTGCAATaggtaattgtgtttttttactTCTCCATTGTTGTACACAGACTGAAGgtcaaatgtaataaaatatttgtaactTGCCAATATATCTTCAGGTATCCACTGTGGTAGATACATCACTTCTCATGGTTTGGGACTGAACTGCAACACTGACATGAGATGGTTTGACCACATTGTGCCCTGTGGTATTGTGGGAAAAGGAGTCACCTCACTCAGTCAAGAGCTCGGCTGGGATGTCACGATTGAAGAGGCGGCTCCAGTGTTTCTGGAGGCTTTTAGTGAACAGTTCAATTGCACTCTGAATAAAGCTGATCTTCTGCAAAATCACTGAATGCCAGACAAAAAAGACTTTAAACCGATAAATACTGTAGGTAACcctaataaaatgttaaatattttgccAGTCCATAGTGAATATCACTGTCTCCTGTTTTATATGCTCACCTGCTACAATTggaatgtaatttatttaactaATTTGTATGAGTAGAAATATTGAGTAGTGTGCATTCTTTTTACACTTTGTTTTTTATGTAGATGCTTTAGTAGCTATGCGTAGCTAACATACACTGTGTAGTAAAtttacatatacactatatagacAGTCATACAGTAGTGTCATGTTTTAACTGCTACGGTTTTGAATATTAACTTCATTCATCTTGTAACAGCCTCAGAAGTTTTTGGCTTGTACACCTGAGAActtttgtccagaacatcctgTTTCTCTGAACACTGTGTTTCTACAACCCCAAtaccaaaaaagttgggacagtatagaaaatgtgtaaaaaaaaaaaaatcatttgaaaatgtaattcaccctgtactatattgaaaacacattgtttgatgttttactttgtgaatttcatttatttttgaaaatatacactcattttaaatctgatgactgcaacacactccaaaaaaagttgggacagttgactgtttaccactgtgcaacctcaccttttcttttaatagcttattcttatttcttatgaagtgtttgtgtgctgattgaagacaccagttggttaagttaaGCAAGCAGAATCCCCCCCATTCAACCATTTTGCATTTCTTCAACTGTGCAACTCTACggggccttcattgccttattttgcgcttcataatgcacattctcaatcggagacaggtcaggactgcaggcaggccatgctagcacccgcactcgcaaccatgcacttgtaatctgggcagaatgtggtgtggtgttgtcctgctctggatggcatcatacgttgctccaaaatgtgtacatatctttctgcatgaATGATGCCCTGACAGATGTGCAATTTCCCTATGCcgtgggcactgacacacccccataccatgacagatgctggcttttggacctgactcggaaaacagcttggatggtccgtTTCCTCTTTAGCCCCCAAGAACACTaaggctgttttgtccaaaaactaaatgaaatgttgactcgtcaggtcgcaaaacacgattccactgtgctactgtccatctcagatgagaccgagcctaGAGAAGTCggtggcgcttctggacagtgttgatgtatggttTCTGCTTTGTATactaaagccttaacttgcatctgtggatacagcggtgaatggtgttgtttgacaaaggtttaccaaagtattcctgggCCCATGTccggatatccattacagattcatgacggtttttaagacagtgacgtctgagggattaGAGATTgctcattcagaagtggttttcagccttgccttttacacaccgagatttgaccagattccttgaatcttttcattatattgtgcactgtagaaggtgaaatgcccaaaatcctactgacttgtctttggggaatgttcttctcagaCTGTTGGATTAATcgctgacacatctgttggcagattggcaagcctcgatccatccttgctcttgaaggactagtccttttttggaggctccttatatactatgattaaaCAATTGCCTCagctgtttcacatcaccttcttatttcaacttttcacatcgctattaatcctaaattgcccctgaaccaacttttttggaacatgttgcatttatcaatttgaaaataaacgtttacgttaaaaaaaactatgcagttgattatgtAAAACATCATATACCTtatctttatacgtttttttgtttaaatacaagtcaaagtgcatttacaaatcactcctctttgtttttattagcattttccatactgtcccaacttttttggacaattggggttgtacatacATAACAGAAAAGAATCCTTAAAGTGCTTCTGAAGCTGTAGGACATGAAAATAATTTATGTGCCTAATTGAATTTCAATGTACAGAAGAATGTTTACTACAAGATGATTTACTAAAGAGCTGACATGCTGTAGCACAATACTCAAAATGTTATAACATTCATTAATTAGTCTGTCTTCAGTTCAGCAGGTTTATCCTGTTCAGGTTGCGATGGATTTGGAAACATTGGGTCTGAAAATCCACAGAAAGCCAGTCCATTGCAGACATTACAAAATTCATTAAACAGTAAGCACTTTATGCTGGTCAGGTTTGCAGTGGCTCCAGAGCctttcccaggaacactgggcatctGACAGCAATAGATCCTGAATGGGTCTATTTTGTAATGGATCATTAATTTGATTACtgtttaatgattattttattttatatatgaattattttattttttatttctattttaatcAAGATGTTGTTTACCAAGTGGGTTTTTGCCCCAGAGATCATTTTCATGATGAGAATGGATCTTCACGAATGGTTTTTTATAGTGCCCATGACATTCTGTCATTTGTATTCATTCCAAAGCCAAAATTCTTGAGACTTCATATAGTGACAGGCAGTATTCAGGTTTTCAAgtaattatatagtatatagtaatTATAGCTGTTTTGGCACTTGTTCATGGCACTGCTTATGTAAGTATGATTAATTCTCTTTGAGGCTTGTTGAAATTACATCTCTGAAGAGTGACCAGCCATGATCTATTGGTCTGATTTTATCATGGTTGCTGCTGTGGTGCAGAATAAACAAGCAGTACAAACCTCTGGACTGAATTCCATTACACATTCCATCATTTTTCAAGGATGTGACGTCAAATATAATAACCAAACCAGAGACTGATCCCAAAACAATATATAACCTTTATTCATATGCAAAACAGTAAATGGACTAAACTATACTGTATACTTCtcataaatgtttatgtgaTGTTTATGTCTCATTAAAAAAGCAGTACAAATAGGCCTAGTAGTATATTGTGACAATTTTTTTCTGCATGTGCTTAACATATGTACTTACATACTCTTGCCTAATTTGTGGTAACATGAATGTTGAAAGGATGGATAATATTTACTGAAGTTTAGTCATGTATAAGATGCTATCATGTACTTTGGAATAGAATTTGCACCTTGGTACCATGCATGAATTATGAGCATTTACAGACTATGGCCACTTGATGGTGGTGTTCTAAAGCAGCCCACACACTGTCAATCAAACTTGCCATTACACCTATTCATTCTTAATCAAAAGTCACTCATTACCCAACATGAATAAAAACTGTAATTTTGGTGTTTTCACATAGACAAGATAACAGAACTTTTCTTCAGAACAATGAAACATTGCCCAATTATTAACCAAAAAATTAATGATGTGTTTAACATTTAGTAGCATAGAGTTGCTGCCTTTGGCTTTCTTAAATGAGATTTGTAATTGCTTTGACTAAAGTAGCACCTATGTGAAGGTGAGGATATACCGTTTTGCTTTAC is a genomic window containing:
- the lipt2 gene encoding putative lipoyltransferase 2, mitochondrial isoform X1; protein product: MLDKEDVQVTRQKLQACHSNIKMSPGKTSVNIVNLGRVAYRSALQIQQQYVRQHFDSSSQTPNTVLLCEHDPVYTTGIRRASYPAEEEQRLKDVGAEFFRTNRGGLITFHGPGQMVCYPILNLGCFKKSVRWYVCELEKTVIKMCDKFGIKASTSPDTGIWVGNNKICAIGIHCGRYITSHGLGLNCNTDMRWFDHIVPCGIVGKGVTSLSQELGWDVTIEEAAPVFLEAFSEQFNCTLNKADLLQNH
- the lipt2 gene encoding putative lipoyltransferase 2, mitochondrial, which translates into the protein MSPGKTSVNIVNLGRVAYRSALQIQQQYVRQHFDSSSQTPNTVLLCEHDPVYTTGIRRASYPAEEEQRLKDVGAEFFRTNRGGLITFHGPGQMVCYPILNLGCFKKSVRWYVCELEKTVIKMCDKFGIKASTSPDTGIWVGNNKICAIGIHCGRYITSHGLGLNCNTDMRWFDHIVPCGIVGKGVTSLSQELGWDVTIEEAAPVFLEAFSEQFNCTLNKADLLQNH